One region of Microbacterium sufflavum genomic DNA includes:
- a CDS encoding flagellar assembly protein FliW yields MTAALTFTAPPPGLAPHVDFSLAPIDGADGLFALRAVADEALRLYLVDPSTVLGEYAPTLSDAQVDDLALRSPDDALVLVVAHPSADGVSVNLLAPVVVNRTTGAAAQVILEDQDYPVRAPLG; encoded by the coding sequence ATGACCGCGGCGCTCACCTTCACCGCCCCGCCTCCCGGGCTCGCCCCGCACGTCGACTTCTCGCTCGCGCCGATCGACGGCGCCGACGGGCTGTTCGCGCTGCGCGCCGTGGCCGACGAGGCGCTGCGGCTGTACCTGGTCGACCCGAGCACCGTGCTCGGGGAGTATGCGCCGACGCTGAGCGACGCCCAGGTGGACGACCTGGCACTGCGCTCGCCCGACGATGCCCTGGTGCTCGTGGTCGCGCACCCCTCGGCGGATGGCGTGAGCGTGAACCTCCTGGCGCCCGTGGTCGTGAACCGGACGACGGGCGCGGCCGCCCAGGTCATCCTGGAGGATCAGGACTACCCGGTCAGGGCGCCCCTGGGCTGA
- the tsaB gene encoding tRNA (adenosine(37)-N6)-threonylcarbamoyltransferase complex dimerization subunit type 1 TsaB, which translates to MILAVDTSLGTAVALIDPDGTPRAEAGTADPLGHAEVIGDLLAGVLRDGGSDGITHVVSGMGPGPFTGLRIGIAAARAFALGRGLPVLPVPSHTAAALTALPTQSGPFAIVTDARRREVAVTVFDGLDDDGLPVVVADTVLVRAVDADTHLDGIPRVDTTVLSAVDLARAGARALAAGRTLADAEPLYLRHPDVTLPGAPKKVGS; encoded by the coding sequence GTGATCCTCGCCGTCGACACGTCCCTTGGCACCGCCGTCGCTCTCATCGACCCCGACGGGACGCCGCGGGCCGAGGCGGGCACCGCCGATCCGCTCGGTCATGCGGAGGTGATCGGCGATCTGCTCGCCGGGGTGCTCCGCGACGGAGGCTCCGACGGCATCACCCACGTCGTGTCCGGCATGGGTCCTGGACCGTTCACCGGGCTGCGCATCGGGATCGCCGCCGCCCGCGCGTTCGCCCTCGGCCGCGGCCTGCCCGTGCTGCCGGTCCCGAGCCACACCGCGGCGGCGCTCACGGCCCTGCCGACGCAGTCCGGCCCGTTCGCGATCGTCACCGACGCACGCCGCCGCGAGGTCGCGGTCACGGTGTTCGACGGGCTCGACGACGACGGACTGCCGGTGGTCGTGGCCGACACGGTGCTGGTGCGGGCCGTCGATGCGGACACCCACCTCGACGGCATCCCGCGCGTCGACACGACCGTGCTCTCCGCGGTCGACCTGGCCAGGGCGGGCGCGCGGGCGCTGGCCGCGGGCCGCACGCTCGCCGACGCCGAGCCGCTGTACCTCCGTCACCCCGACGTGACGCTGCCCGGAGCGCCGAAGAAGGTGGGTTCGTGA
- the rimI gene encoding ribosomal protein S18-alanine N-acetyltransferase — MTLREAVPGDLDAIMAIEERSFPTDAWSRETMASELSSPHGRYLVDEVDGEIVGYGGVRALQGGADADIQTIALLAEHRGRGRGRALLHALLRAAAARGAREMFLEVRADNPPAEGLYRAEGFEEIGRRPRYYQPDDVDAIVMRLDLRRHPAVADTPEEANA, encoded by the coding sequence GTGACGCTGCGGGAGGCGGTGCCGGGCGACCTCGACGCGATCATGGCGATCGAGGAGCGGTCGTTTCCCACCGACGCCTGGAGCCGCGAGACCATGGCGAGCGAGCTGTCGAGTCCGCACGGCCGCTATCTGGTCGACGAGGTCGACGGCGAGATCGTGGGGTACGGCGGGGTCAGGGCTCTGCAGGGCGGCGCCGACGCCGACATCCAGACCATCGCCCTGCTCGCGGAGCACCGGGGTCGGGGCCGGGGGCGTGCGCTGCTGCACGCTCTGCTCCGGGCGGCGGCCGCCCGGGGAGCCAGGGAGATGTTCCTCGAGGTGCGGGCCGACAACCCGCCGGCGGAGGGGCTGTACCGGGCCGAGGGCTTCGAGGAGATCGGCAGACGCCCCCGCTACTATCAGCCCGACGACGTCGACGCGATCGTGATGCGTCTGGACCTGCGCCGCCACCCCGCGGTCGCCGATACGCCGGAGGAGGCGAACGCATGA
- the tsaD gene encoding tRNA (adenosine(37)-N6)-threonylcarbamoyltransferase complex transferase subunit TsaD, which translates to MSEPLVLGIETSCDETGIGIVRGRTLLSNTIASSMDEHARYGGVVPEVAARAHLEALQPAIDAALAEAGVRLDQLDAVAVTSGPGLAGALMVGVGAAKGLAVSLDKPLYAVNHLVGHIAADILTPESEPLEYPTIALLVSGGHTSLLHVRDLTTDVELLGETVDDAAGEAFDKVARLLSLPYPGGPEIDRAAVGGDPEAIRFPRGLSRASDLAKHRYDFSFSGLKTAVARWVERFEAEAAAAGDEAPALPIADVAASFREAVVDVLVTKALAACADLGVPRLLLGGGVIANRRLREVALARAAEAGVTVRIPPLSLCTDNGAMIAALAAELISSGRPPSTLAFGADSTLPVTEIQVAEAVAV; encoded by the coding sequence ATGAGCGAGCCCCTGGTGCTCGGCATCGAGACGAGCTGCGACGAGACCGGTATCGGGATCGTGCGCGGCCGCACGCTGCTGTCCAACACGATCGCGTCGAGCATGGATGAGCACGCCCGTTACGGCGGCGTCGTGCCGGAGGTCGCGGCTCGTGCGCACCTGGAGGCGCTGCAGCCGGCGATCGACGCCGCGCTCGCCGAGGCCGGGGTGCGCCTGGACCAGCTCGACGCGGTCGCCGTCACGAGCGGTCCGGGACTGGCGGGCGCGCTCATGGTGGGTGTCGGCGCGGCGAAGGGGCTCGCGGTGTCGCTCGACAAGCCGCTGTACGCCGTCAACCACCTGGTCGGTCACATCGCCGCCGACATCCTGACGCCGGAGTCGGAGCCGCTCGAGTACCCGACGATCGCGCTGCTGGTGTCGGGCGGGCACACGTCGCTGCTGCACGTGCGCGACCTCACGACCGATGTCGAGCTGCTGGGCGAGACGGTCGACGATGCGGCGGGCGAGGCGTTCGACAAGGTCGCGCGGCTGCTGTCGCTGCCGTACCCCGGAGGCCCCGAGATCGACAGGGCCGCGGTGGGCGGGGATCCCGAGGCGATCCGGTTCCCGCGCGGGCTGTCCCGGGCGTCCGACCTCGCGAAGCACCGGTACGACTTCTCGTTCTCCGGGCTCAAGACCGCCGTCGCGCGGTGGGTGGAGCGGTTCGAGGCGGAGGCCGCGGCGGCGGGCGACGAGGCCCCGGCGCTGCCCATCGCCGATGTCGCCGCGAGCTTCCGCGAGGCTGTGGTCGATGTGCTCGTCACGAAGGCGCTGGCCGCCTGCGCCGACCTGGGAGTCCCGCGGCTCCTGCTCGGCGGCGGCGTGATCGCGAACCGGCGGCTGCGCGAGGTCGCCCTGGCGCGAGCCGCGGAGGCGGGCGTCACGGTCCGCATCCCGCCGCTGTCGCTGTGCACCGACAACGGCGCGATGATCGCGGCGCTCGCCGCCGAGCTGATCTCGTCTGGTCGTCCGCCGTCGACCCTCGCGTTCGGCGCCGACTCGACCCTGCCGGTGACCGAGATCCAGGTCGCGGAGGCGGTGGCGGTATGA